The following coding sequences are from one Venturia canescens isolate UGA chromosome 5, ASM1945775v1, whole genome shotgun sequence window:
- the Mys45A gene encoding protein SDA1 homolog: MVRHNNQLPDNLPQLQNLIKRDPESYKEEFQQQYRHYKSTLEVFRLTPDKFNKSLDELSIFLAQVAHCYAEELVTYPQEIVDILQEHNTILDNEMRMTLCRTLILLRNKGLLEPTVLLSLFFQLLRCQDKALRQFLQTHIITDIKNVNAKHKNARVNTSLQNFMFTMLKDSNSRAAKMSADIMIELYNKNVWNDAKTVNVIASGCFSKITKVMVASLKFFLGTDPEEKGSDDSDSDDEPNVKEVAMANRVNKKTKKREKQLKKVKQLFAKAKNKKSKAPVFNFSALHLIHDPQGFAEKLFKQLEKNNDRFEIKLMSLDVISRLIGLHNLFLFNFYPYIQRFLQPHQREVTKLLQFVAQSSHELVPPEILEPVLKTLVNNFVTERNSADVMAIGLNAVREIASRCPLVMNEDLLRDLAQYKNYRERSVMMAARSLISLFRNTMPALLHKKDRGRPTETTAALKPLKYGEFPAKDFVPGADVLLDDDGRKQGVEIDSEDSEDCDEWVDIEHSSGEEVEDSDAEDEGEDESEESEEADSESEEMSEANEQSSKKRKLEDGEEDSNPRKILKTAEGGNKRMKKTKRTKLDRKREKLERLKKMKTEKRVEMTAEKEGKASQISVERLLTDEDFKRIDMALVKQQITHARKGGAKRNDAENSRGELVKLGDIENIYKKRKHDKQARMDSVKEGQKGRERFGYKDGRQNPLCSKTNREKKKTKAFQMIKHKIKGKTKRSFKEKQIALRNHLIKQKRMK; this comes from the exons ATGGTCCGACACAATAACCAGCTACCGGATAACCTTCCACAATTGCAAAATCTTATAAAACGTGATCCGGAGTCTTACAAAGAAGAG TTCCAGCAACAATATCGTCACTACAAGTCTACCTTGGAAGTTTTTCGTCTTACCCCGGACAAATTCAACAAGAGTCTCGATGAATTATCCATTTTTTTGGCCCAA gtGGCCCACTGCTACGCCGAGGAACTCGTCACGTATCCGCAggaaatcgttgatattctTCAGGAGCACAACACGATTCTTGACAATGAAATGCGAATG ACTCTTTGCCGGACTTTGATACTACTGAGAAATAAAGGACTGCTTGAACCAACGGTTCTCCTGAGtctatttttccaacttttgcGATGTCAAGACAAGGCGCTTCGTCAATTCCTACAAACCCATATAATAACGGACATAAAGAACGTAAACGCAAAACATAAAAACGCAAGAGTCAACACGTCCTTGCAAAATTTTATGTTCACGATGTTGAAAGATTCAAACTCGCGAGCTGCAAAAATGTCGGCCGACATAATGATCGAATTGTACAACAAGAATGTGTGGAACGATGCAAAAACGGTGAACGTGATAGCGAGCGGGTGTTTTTctaaaatcaccaaagtcatGGTAGCgagcttgaaatttttccttggcACGGATCCCGAAGAGAAGGGTAGCGATGACTCGGACAGCGACGACGAGCCGAACGTTAAAGAAGTCGCAATGGCGAACCGAGTCAACAAGAAGACGAAGAAACGTgagaaacaattgaaaaaagtaaagcaGTTGTTCGCGaaggcaaaaaataaaaaatcgaaagcgcCGGTATTCAATTTCTCGGCGTTACATCTCATTCACGATCCTCAAGGTTTCgctgaaaaattgttcaaacaattggaaaagaaCAACGAccgtttcgaaataaaattgatgtcGCTCGACGTGATATCACGTCTCATCGGGCTTCACAACCTGTTTTTGTTCAACTTTTATCCTTACATACAACGTTTTTTGCAACCGCATCAGCGAGAAGTTACAAAATTATTGCAATTCGTAGCCCAGTCATCACACGAGCTCGTACCACCGGAAATCCTTGAGCCGGTTCTCAAAACGCTTGTCAACAATTTCGTAACCGAGAGAAACTCCGCGGATGTAATGGCGATCGGTTTGAACGCGGTGCGCGAAATTGCGTCGAGATGTCCGCTCGTTATGAACGAAGATCTCCTGAGGGATTTGGCTCAGTACAAAAATTATCGAGAACGCAGTGTCATGATGGCGGCTAGATCCTTAATTTCGTTATTCAGAAATACGATGCCGGCTCTGCTACACAAAAAAGATCGCGGCAGACCTACCGAGACGACCGCTGCATTGAAACCCTTGAAATACGGTGAATTTCCAGCCAAAGATTTCGTCCCCGGTGCTGATGTCCTGCTGGACGATGATGGACGCAAACAGGGAGTTGAAATTGATAGCGAGGACAGTGAAGACTGTGACGAGTGGGTTGATATTGAACACAGCAGCGGGGAAGAAGTCGAGGACAGCGATGCTGAGGACGAGGGTGAAGATGAGAGCGAAGAGAGTGAGGAAGCTGACAGCGAATCTGAAGAAATGAGTGAAGCAAATGAGCAATCTTCGAAAAAGCGCAAACTCGAGGATGGCGAGGAAGATTCGAATCCCCGGAAAATACTGAAAACCGCCGAGGGCGGAAACAAACGTatgaaaaaaactaagcgaacgaAATTGGACAGGAAGCGAGAAAAGTTGGAGAGACTGAAGAAgatgaaaacagaaaaaagggTGGAAATGACTGCggagaaagaaggaaaagcTTCGCAAATATCTGTGGAACGCTTGCTGACCGATGAAGATTTCAAGCGAATTGATATGGCTTTGGTAAAACAACAAATTACTCATGCCAGAAAAGGAGGCGCGAAGAGAAATGATGCGGAAAATTCGCGAGGTGAGCTTGTCAAACTGGgtgatattgaaaatatatacaaGAAACGAAAGCACGACAAGCAAGCTCGTATGGATAGTGTAAAG GAGGGGCAAAAAGGGCGGGAGCGATTCGGTTACAAGGACGGTCGTCAGAATCCTCTTTGTAGTAAAACAAAtagggagaaaaagaagacGAAAGCTTTCCAAATGATTAAGCACAAAATCAAAGGAAAGACAAAGAGATCGTTCAAGGAGAAGCAAATTGCACTGCGCAATCATCTTATCAAGCAAAAGAGAATGAAATAA